A window of the Sabethes cyaneus chromosome 1, idSabCyanKW18_F2, whole genome shotgun sequence genome harbors these coding sequences:
- the LOC128745773 gene encoding chorion peroxidase-like — protein MLIKLLLISLCTALGYLPCQCVPSDRIIKQIGTEDDLSSSQDEHVAESEHSLNYNCDENEECILAERCLIESIVKTNVRQCLTAFRTAGVCCLLDENRLLRGRNKRSIQCKNFDQVFLNALHDGRQMYAKKLGGSKIPSETLQDQQKPYSSFHQLLQPGHYAVEEEEDQQAVYENVFTSKQFAEMTNMSIVERQLDRFESIPKDHQKRCIPAVECNPHNRYRTIDGTCNNPHPQRTSWGAAGQPFKKLLPPAYEDGIWAPRLHSVSGRLLASPRTICATILHDVDRPDPHLNLLLMQFGQFIVHDFSRSSSIRMGNEEIQCCAPDGSRALDQAHFACLPIDVSPNDPFYARFGVRCLNFVRLALASEGHCRMGYAKQVNKVTHFIDASTVYGSNEDLAASLRTFQKGQLRNSFPVGIEMLPFNQNPGVCEPWAKVCFEAGDDRSNQIISLVQVHTLFLREHNRIANILSQVNPSWNDEILYQEARKIVIAEIQYIVYNEYLPIILGVTKAKQYGLVDDIRGHSKLYNDNVEPSVLTEVSAAAFRFGHSTVDGHLHIQHRHSRAEDIPIHTVFNDPSRLLHPTSFDDYMFSLGSQAQQQLDEFVTTGLAGLLFAGRAPFGSDLPSLNVQRGRDHAVRPYNDYRAWAGLPKIRSFHDLGPIGSEFAKVYESPDDIDLWIGGLLETALSDGLVGQTFAHLIAEQFASLKYGDRYYYANSPEINPGAFTLHQLKQIQQISLASVICANIDQRRDFYQAPRAFLKSGPHNLPRPCNQYHRLDFDAWRH, from the exons ATGCTAATAAAACTTTTACTAATTAGTCTCTGTACGGCCCTTGGTTACCTGCCGTGCCAGTGTGTACCGAGCGATCGGATTATTAAGCAGATCGGAACAGAGGACGATTTGTCATCAAGTCAGGACGAGCACGTGGCAGAATCTGAACACAGCTTAAACTATA ATTGTGATGAAAACGAAGAATGCATCTTGGCTGAGAGATGTCTAATAGAATCCATTGTAAAGACCAACGTTCGACAATGTTTAACGGCGTTCAGAACGGCTGGCGTGTGCTGCTTGCTGGATGAAAATCGATTATTACGTGGTCGAAATAAGCGCTCTATTCAATGTAAGAATTTCGACCAGGTATTTTTAAATGCATTACATGATGGTCGTCAGATGTATGCCAAAAAACTAGGAGGCTCCAAAATTCCCAGTGAAACGCTTCAGGACCAACAAAAGCCATATTCATCCTTCCATCAATTACTACAACCTGGGCATTACGCAGTAGAGGAGGAAGAAGATCAGCAAGCTGTCTATGAAAATGTATTCACTAGCAAACAATTTGCTGAAATGACCAATATGTCGATTGTAGAGCGACAGCTAGATAGATTCGAATCGATACCCAAGGATCACCAGAAACGTTGCATTCCCGCAGTTGAGTGCAATCCACACAATCGCTACCGTACCATTGACGGTACTTGCAACAATCCACACCCACAGCGGACCTCATGGGGTGCCGCAGGTCAACCGTTTAAAAAACTTCTCCCACCTGCTTACGAGGATGGTATTTGGGCACCAAG GTTACATTCAGTCAGCGGAAGGTTGTTGGCTAGCCCAAGGACAATCTGTGCCACTATACTACACGACGTTGATCGACCGGATCCTCATTTGAATCTTCTACTGATGCAATTTGGTCAGTTCATTGTTCATGATTTCTCCAGAAGTTCCAGTATTAGAATGG GAAACGAGGAGATTCAATGCTGTGCGCCAGATGGTTCACGAGCGCTAGATCAAGCTCACTTCGCTTGCTTACCGATCGACGTTAGTCCTAATGATCCATTTTACGCGAGGTTTGGCGTTCGTTGTCTAAATTTCGTTCGGCTTGCCTTGGCCAGCGAGGGCCACTGTCGAATGGGATACGCAAAACAGGTCAACAAGGTGACACACTTCATTGACGCATCCACGGTTTATGGTTCCAATGAGGACCTAGCCGCTTCCCTTCGAACCTTTCAGAAGGGACAGCTTAGAAATTCTTTCCCAGTAGGGATTGAAATGTTACCATTTAATCAAAACCCGGGTGTATGTGAACCATGGGCAAAAGTTTGCTTCGAAGCAGGAGATGATCGGTCGAATCAAATCATTTCGTTAGTTCAAGTTCACACTCTATTCTTGAGAGAGCATAACCGCATAGCTAATATTTTAAGCCAAGTAAATCCTAGCTGGAATGATGAAATACTGTACCAAGAGGCACGCAAAATCGTTATTGCCGAAATTCAGTATATTGTTTACAATGAGTATCTGCCGATAATATTAGGGGTAACAAAAGCAAAGCAATATGGATTGGTGGACGACATACGTGGCCATAGTAAGCTGTACAATGATAACGTGGAACCAAGCGTACTGACCGAAGTAAGCGCGGCAGCATTCCGCTTTGGCCATTCCACTGTAGATGGCCATCTTCATATCCAACATCGGCATTCTCGAGCAGAAGATATTCCTATTCATACAGTGTTCAACGATCCTTCGAGATTACTTCATCCCACCAGCTTCGATGATTACATGTTTTCCCTTGGGAGCCAAGCACAGCAGCAATTGGATGAATTCGTTACTACTGGACTGGCAGGATTACTTTTTGCAGGTCGTGCTCCTTTTGGTTCTGATTTACCCTCTCTAAATGTTCAACGAGGTCGCGATCATGCCGTTCGTCCCTACAATGATTACCGTGCATGGGCTGGCTTACCCAAAATTCGCAGTTTCCATGACCTTGGTCCCATTGGCAGTGAGTTTGCCAAGGTCTATGAATCTCCTGATGACATTGATCTTTGGATTGGAGGTCTTTTGGAAACTGCACTGTCGGATGGACTGGTAGGACAAACATTTGCTCACTTGATTGCGGAGCAGTTTGCTAGTCTTAAATACGGTGATCGTTACTATTACGCCAACAGTCCAGAAATCAACCCGGGCGCCTTCACCTTACATCAATTGAAGCAAATCCAGCAGATAAGTTTGGCTAGTGTGATTTGTGCCAACATTGACCAGCGTAGAGATTTTTATCAAGCTCCGCGTGCCTTTTTGAAGTCTGGGCCACATAATCTGCCTCGTCCATGCAATCAGTATCACCGTTTAGATTTTGATGCTTGGAGGCATTAA